One Desulfobulbus oligotrophicus DNA segment encodes these proteins:
- a CDS encoding PEP/pyruvate-binding domain-containing protein — MTTILGNLRQFLTDIRIRYSKESPVDNLSEMNALFRFRYSLFKELLAANSELLTVLSDLDEKLKGEHVFGLFYINNQVNKSLKYAFQMVKSLNVMSGGKHRGLYDSLEEINNQIKAIIAERKAEQAPQAVMPHDRIFLKDADWAGGKNANLGEIKNCLNIPVPEGFAITTKGFHDFFDYNDLKEEIIKQKNLLYINEIDLLNNVSAETLELVRSKPMPPALEEEITAGCTALWGDDQEVLVAMRSSAVGEDGDISYAGQFLTILGVTRSKICEAYKSIIASLYSARSISYRSSKGVYDEDLAMAVACLKMVDSQASGVLYTRHPYDITNENILINAVWGLGPYAVDGVISPDTYTVTKDDDLSITEKNVSTKPVQLVLNKQGGVEERPVPAELQSVACLDDEHIRILAGYGAALESHYKCAQDVEWALDAEGTLLILQSRPLKIQSPKNFCLLKAAPLKGYRLIVDTSEIAAQGVGAGPVRQVESVADLTDFPQGAVLVAKHSSPEYVLVMRTCAAIIVEAGSVSGHMASLAREFNVPTIICNQSVIDLLPSETTVTVDAYTGRVYEGTVQELLAAVKKDEAHMKGTPVYEQLQRVAKYVIPLNLVNPDAPEFTPAGCTTLHDLARYCHEFSYKEMFQISDLASKFHGWSMKLDALLPMDIHLIDLGSGLKEGATISWNGVRVDDIVSAPFLALVQGMLNKDLQAVEPRPINLSGLFSVMREQTLTPGHHGERFGDRSYAIIADKYLNFSSRVGYHYSVIDAYCGDTVNKNYITFSFKGGAADDVRKNRRVRAISLILEQEGFRVNVKGDKVDARLQKYPNSYIESRIDLLGRLLIFTRQLDMLMTSEKSVEWAAENFVAGNYRLTAPPVEA; from the coding sequence ATGACCACCATTCTCGGGAATCTGCGACAATTTTTAACCGACATCCGTATCCGTTACAGTAAGGAGAGCCCTGTCGACAACCTCTCGGAGATGAACGCGTTATTTCGTTTCCGTTACAGTCTCTTTAAAGAATTATTAGCTGCAAATTCAGAGTTGCTCACCGTGCTTTCCGACCTGGATGAAAAACTCAAAGGCGAGCACGTCTTTGGCCTGTTCTATATCAATAATCAGGTGAACAAATCGCTCAAATATGCCTTTCAGATGGTGAAGAGCCTGAACGTCATGTCAGGCGGCAAACATCGCGGCCTCTACGACAGCCTGGAAGAGATCAACAACCAGATCAAGGCAATCATTGCAGAGCGTAAAGCAGAACAGGCTCCGCAGGCAGTGATGCCGCATGACCGGATCTTTCTCAAAGACGCTGACTGGGCCGGCGGTAAAAACGCCAACCTTGGAGAAATTAAAAACTGCCTCAACATCCCTGTTCCTGAAGGATTTGCCATAACCACCAAAGGATTCCACGACTTTTTCGACTACAATGACCTCAAAGAAGAGATCATCAAACAAAAAAACCTTCTTTATATCAACGAAATAGATCTGCTCAACAATGTCAGTGCCGAAACTCTGGAGTTAGTACGATCCAAACCAATGCCACCGGCGCTCGAAGAGGAGATCACTGCGGGATGTACGGCTCTCTGGGGGGATGACCAGGAGGTTCTGGTTGCCATGCGGAGCAGTGCTGTCGGTGAAGACGGAGATATCTCCTATGCCGGTCAGTTCCTGACCATCCTTGGTGTGACCCGTTCAAAAATTTGTGAGGCATACAAATCGATCATTGCCAGTCTTTATTCCGCTCGTTCCATCTCCTATCGCAGCTCCAAAGGAGTATACGATGAAGATCTTGCCATGGCGGTGGCATGTCTAAAAATGGTGGACTCCCAGGCAAGCGGTGTACTCTACACCCGGCATCCCTACGATATTACGAATGAGAACATTCTGATCAATGCAGTCTGGGGCCTTGGTCCTTACGCGGTTGATGGTGTCATCTCTCCGGACACGTACACAGTGACCAAAGATGATGACCTGTCGATCACAGAAAAAAATGTCTCCACGAAACCTGTGCAACTGGTCCTTAACAAACAGGGAGGTGTGGAGGAGCGGCCAGTTCCGGCAGAGCTGCAGAGTGTTGCCTGCCTGGACGATGAACACATCCGGATTCTCGCTGGTTATGGTGCAGCCCTGGAGAGCCATTACAAGTGTGCCCAGGATGTTGAGTGGGCATTGGATGCTGAAGGGACGCTCCTGATCCTGCAGTCAAGGCCACTTAAAATACAGAGCCCGAAAAATTTCTGCCTGCTGAAGGCAGCTCCGCTTAAAGGCTATCGCCTCATCGTTGATACCAGCGAAATAGCTGCTCAGGGAGTAGGAGCCGGCCCTGTCCGCCAGGTGGAATCGGTGGCGGACCTGACCGATTTTCCGCAAGGAGCGGTCTTGGTGGCAAAACATTCCTCTCCGGAGTATGTGCTGGTGATGCGCACCTGTGCCGCGATTATCGTCGAGGCAGGTAGTGTCAGCGGTCACATGGCCTCATTGGCCCGCGAATTTAACGTGCCGACCATTATTTGCAACCAGTCTGTGATCGACCTGCTTCCCTCCGAAACAACGGTCACCGTCGATGCCTACACAGGCCGGGTTTATGAGGGTACTGTCCAGGAACTGCTGGCGGCTGTTAAAAAGGATGAAGCCCACATGAAAGGCACACCTGTGTACGAACAGCTGCAACGGGTTGCAAAATATGTCATCCCACTGAACCTAGTCAACCCCGATGCTCCGGAATTCACCCCTGCCGGTTGCACGACCCTGCACGACCTGGCTCGGTACTGCCACGAATTTTCGTACAAAGAGATGTTTCAGATCAGTGATCTGGCCTCCAAGTTCCATGGATGGTCAATGAAACTTGATGCCCTGCTGCCAATGGATATTCACCTGATTGATCTTGGCAGCGGTCTGAAGGAAGGAGCAACCATCAGCTGGAACGGTGTCAGAGTTGACGATATCGTCTCTGCACCGTTTCTGGCACTGGTTCAGGGCATGCTCAACAAAGATCTGCAGGCCGTGGAACCTCGGCCTATCAACCTTTCCGGTCTTTTTTCAGTGATGCGGGAACAGACCCTGACGCCAGGTCACCATGGCGAACGGTTTGGTGACCGCAGTTATGCGATCATCGCTGACAAGTATCTCAATTTCAGCTCCCGTGTCGGGTACCATTACAGTGTCATAGATGCCTACTGTGGTGATACCGTCAACAAGAACTATATTACATTTTCTTTCAAAGGCGGGGCTGCGGATGATGTCCGCAAGAACAGAAGAGTCCGTGCCATCTCACTGATCCTCGAACAGGAAGGATTCAGAGTGAATGTCAAAGGCGACAAGGTTGATGCACGACTGCAGAAGTATCCGAATTCGTACATCGAGAGCCGTATAGACCTACTCGGCCGCCTGCTTATCTTCACCCGTCAACTCGATATGCTCATGACTTCGGAAAAAAGTGTCGAATGGGCTGCAGAAAATTTTGTGGCAGGTAACTACCGCCTAACGGCTCCGCCGGTAGAGGCCTAA
- a CDS encoding PEP/pyruvate-binding domain-containing protein: MLKKLATFSKKFLFLNQEEHDPVLEEEEVEALRLTFKSRYHNFKLLLAANTRVLEAMADIERALQGNESFSMSFVQTRCTTISVNVFRMINSMEVISPGKYSALKDSFAAIQKQIDGLLDARKQITDNRLVIPITALSSEMTELVGAKMAKLGDVKNRLHMHVPDGFAITAAAHEMFMQAGGLQKEIARLFQVAGSDEDRNLDLVSSQIRQLIMASEVPDPIYRAVVEAYSAMKAANNNQEIRMAVRSSAFGEDAENTSFAGQYRSELNVSFSRFFYYYKQVLASKYSVQAITYKLNRGFRDEDIAMCVGCLAMVDAVVGGVIYTQSPLDNKDDAIYINATWGLPKAVVDGNDLCDIFVVSRDDNLTILRREVHNKSHQIVCLDGEGYARTATTEELADAPSLTDEQIRDLADHAIRIEQYYYDTPQDIEWAIDSQGKIYILQSRPLQQLEAVLPGPELDLKRFESSLLVNGGINASPGVASGNVFKVAKKVDILQFPEGAVLVVEQALPTWAPLVARAAAVVSEQGGFAGHLANVAREFGIPAIFGAAGAMAQLHNGDAVTVAADLCRVYLGNIGPLLEWTRPVPKLMLGSPVFESLEAVSKHIILLNLLDPDSRDFQPQNCRTFHDITRFIHEKSVVEMFNFGKDHSFSERSSKQLYYRVPMNWWLLNLDDGFTHEIHGKYVKLEDIASIPMLAFWEGFAAIPWDGPPAMDGKGMTSIIFRSTMNTALVAGVKSKYADRNYFMVSKNFCTLSSRLGYHFSTMEAMVSERSSENYLGFKFKGGAADFERCLGRIHFIREILERYSFRVTVIGDHLDARTEGRNMQYMLSRLKILGYLTLHTRQLDMIMGNTSLVGYYMKKLTTDIDSLLNAADNDHIGDQSLMSS; this comes from the coding sequence ATGCTGAAAAAACTGGCTACATTTTCTAAAAAATTTCTCTTTCTTAACCAGGAAGAACATGATCCGGTTTTGGAAGAGGAAGAGGTGGAAGCTCTGCGGCTGACCTTCAAATCACGTTACCACAACTTCAAATTGCTCCTGGCCGCCAACACCCGTGTTCTGGAAGCCATGGCTGATATTGAACGGGCTTTGCAGGGTAACGAATCCTTCAGTATGTCCTTTGTTCAAACACGCTGCACCACGATTTCGGTCAATGTGTTTCGTATGATCAACAGTATGGAGGTTATTTCCCCCGGAAAATACTCTGCCCTCAAAGACAGTTTTGCTGCCATTCAAAAACAGATCGACGGCCTTCTTGACGCTCGTAAACAGATCACTGACAATCGACTGGTTATCCCCATCACAGCCCTGAGCAGCGAAATGACGGAACTGGTCGGCGCCAAAATGGCCAAACTGGGCGACGTTAAAAACAGGCTCCACATGCATGTTCCCGATGGATTTGCAATCACCGCAGCCGCACATGAGATGTTCATGCAGGCAGGCGGCCTCCAAAAGGAAATCGCTCGACTCTTCCAGGTGGCCGGTTCTGATGAGGATCGCAACCTTGATCTGGTCAGTTCCCAGATTCGCCAGCTGATCATGGCTTCTGAGGTGCCTGATCCCATCTATAGAGCGGTGGTGGAAGCGTATTCCGCCATGAAGGCTGCCAACAACAATCAGGAAATCCGCATGGCAGTGCGAAGCAGTGCTTTTGGAGAGGATGCGGAAAACACCTCCTTTGCCGGGCAGTATCGAAGCGAGCTCAACGTCAGTTTTTCACGATTTTTCTACTATTACAAGCAGGTACTTGCCTCAAAGTACAGTGTTCAGGCAATTACCTACAAACTCAACCGTGGTTTTCGAGACGAAGACATTGCCATGTGCGTTGGGTGTCTGGCCATGGTCGATGCCGTGGTCGGCGGAGTTATCTATACTCAAAGTCCCCTTGACAATAAAGATGACGCCATCTACATCAACGCCACCTGGGGCCTGCCTAAAGCTGTGGTGGACGGCAATGACCTGTGCGATATCTTTGTCGTGTCACGCGATGACAACCTGACCATCCTGCGGCGAGAGGTCCACAACAAGAGCCATCAGATTGTCTGCCTGGATGGCGAGGGATATGCCCGCACCGCCACAACCGAAGAACTGGCTGACGCCCCGTCGCTCACCGACGAACAGATCCGTGATCTCGCTGACCATGCAATCCGTATCGAGCAGTACTATTACGATACACCCCAAGATATCGAGTGGGCCATTGATAGCCAGGGTAAAATCTATATTCTTCAGTCCCGCCCCCTGCAACAGTTAGAGGCTGTCCTCCCCGGACCTGAATTAGACCTTAAACGTTTCGAATCTTCCCTGCTTGTAAACGGCGGCATCAATGCCAGCCCCGGGGTTGCCAGCGGTAACGTCTTCAAAGTAGCCAAAAAGGTTGATATCCTGCAGTTCCCTGAAGGGGCGGTACTGGTCGTTGAGCAGGCCTTACCCACCTGGGCGCCGCTGGTGGCCCGGGCGGCCGCTGTGGTCTCCGAGCAGGGCGGATTCGCCGGCCACCTGGCCAACGTTGCCCGCGAATTCGGCATTCCGGCCATATTTGGTGCCGCCGGTGCCATGGCTCAACTGCACAACGGTGATGCGGTTACTGTTGCGGCCGATCTCTGCCGTGTGTATCTCGGTAATATCGGACCTCTGCTGGAATGGACACGACCGGTGCCCAAACTGATGTTGGGCAGCCCGGTGTTCGAATCACTTGAAGCAGTGAGCAAGCATATTATCCTCCTGAATCTCCTTGACCCGGATTCACGGGACTTTCAGCCACAAAACTGCCGGACCTTCCATGACATCACCCGTTTCATTCATGAAAAATCTGTAGTCGAGATGTTCAACTTCGGCAAAGATCACAGCTTTTCCGAACGATCCAGCAAACAGCTGTACTATCGAGTACCAATGAACTGGTGGCTTCTCAACCTTGATGACGGCTTTACCCACGAGATCCACGGCAAGTACGTCAAACTGGAAGATATAGCCTCGATCCCGATGCTGGCCTTCTGGGAAGGGTTTGCCGCCATTCCCTGGGACGGCCCCCCGGCCATGGACGGCAAGGGCATGACCTCAATCATATTTCGTTCCACCATGAACACCGCCCTGGTGGCTGGTGTTAAATCAAAATATGCGGATCGTAACTACTTTATGGTCTCAAAAAATTTTTGTACCCTCAGCTCCCGGTTAGGGTATCACTTCTCCACCATGGAAGCCATGGTCAGTGAAAGATCAAGCGAAAACTACCTGGGCTTCAAATTCAAAGGGGGAGCGGCAGATTTTGAACGCTGCCTGGGACGAATCCACTTTATACGCGAAATTCTGGAGCGTTACAGCTTTCGTGTGACGGTGATCGGGGATCACCTTGACGCCCGCACCGAGGGTCGCAACATGCAATATATGCTCAGCCGTCTCAAGATTCTGGGCTACCTGACCCTACACACCCGACAGCTCGACATGATTATGGGGAATACTTCCCTGGTTGGTTACTACATGAAAAAACTCACCACCGACATTGATTCATTACTCAACGCAGCAGATAACGACCATATCGGCGACCAGTCACTCATGTCATCGTAA